The following are encoded together in the Robertmurraya sp. FSL R5-0851 genome:
- a CDS encoding GNAT family N-acetyltransferase, translating to MATGNLQYRKMIESDVSLLKAFTTFDSLWKSIEMDALTAKEYINKYILGEWRVWQQNNKDVAITYHLDHAPSNNKPWLGTVIINPNERRQGLGTQVVKHLKKELREKGHKAIFAGVPVEADIWIQFMSDCYFEQFKIEKDDQNQMFLIMVSPLQ from the coding sequence ATGGCAACTGGTAATCTTCAATACCGAAAAATGATTGAATCGGATGTTTCATTATTAAAGGCTTTTACAACGTTTGATTCCTTATGGAAATCAATTGAAATGGATGCATTGACAGCAAAAGAATATATAAACAAATATATTCTCGGGGAATGGAGAGTTTGGCAGCAAAATAATAAGGATGTAGCAATTACTTATCATTTGGATCATGCACCATCAAACAATAAACCATGGTTAGGTACGGTTATTATTAACCCAAACGAGCGAAGGCAAGGTTTAGGTACACAAGTAGTAAAACATTTAAAAAAAGAATTGCGAGAAAAAGGCCATAAGGCAATTTTTGCTGGAGTACCAGTTGAGGCTGATATTTGGATTCAATTTATGTCCGATTGTTATTTCGAGCAATTCAAGATTGAAAAAGACGACCAAAATCAAATGTTCTTAATTATGGTTTCTCCGTTGCAATAA
- a CDS encoding DUF1054 family protein, with amino-acid sequence MEFTGFTEEDFEVFTIDGLDARMDALKTTIRPKLEALGEHFSPTLSALTGNEMFPHVAKHARRTINPPKDTWVAISSSSRGYKMLPHFQIGLWESHVFVWFAMIYEAPNKADFGKTLEKKLSSIYKNTPKHFVWSEDHMKPGAITHKQLKKEDLRLLFERLQTVKKAEILCGIHIEKNDAINMSANEFLTEVEGVFNTLLPLYKLA; translated from the coding sequence ATGGAATTTACTGGATTTACTGAAGAGGACTTTGAAGTTTTTACCATAGATGGTTTAGATGCAAGAATGGATGCTTTAAAGACCACAATTAGACCAAAACTTGAAGCGCTAGGAGAACATTTTTCTCCTACATTATCTGCTTTAACCGGAAATGAAATGTTCCCACATGTAGCAAAGCATGCAAGGAGAACGATTAATCCTCCTAAAGATACGTGGGTAGCCATTTCAAGTAGTTCAAGAGGGTATAAAATGCTTCCACATTTTCAAATTGGTCTCTGGGAATCTCATGTTTTTGTTTGGTTTGCCATGATTTATGAAGCGCCAAATAAAGCTGATTTCGGAAAGACATTAGAGAAAAAACTGTCTTCCATTTACAAAAATACTCCTAAACATTTTGTTTGGTCTGAGGACCATATGAAGCCCGGTGCTATTACACATAAGCAACTAAAAAAAGAAGACCTCCGACTATTGTTCGAGCGATTACAGACGGTCAAAAAGGCAGAAATACTATGTGGTATCCATATAGAGAAAAATGATGCGATTAACATGTCAGCTAACGAGTTCCTAACAGAAGTTGAGGGCGTCTTTAACACATTATTACCCCTGTATAAATTAGCGTAA
- a CDS encoding YlaH-like family protein: MEELQGFSPSLRFFIELTDVKTGTWLQFVTLIILTIIVYKLGFAKKLSILKNVVIYTCLVLGCFVLLIFSYGLPIVEGLAVAALILIIYKIRLHQEKKHTQVDVEE; encoded by the coding sequence GTGGAAGAACTACAAGGGTTTTCACCTAGTCTTAGATTTTTTATCGAACTAACTGATGTAAAAACGGGTACATGGCTTCAGTTTGTGACATTAATTATTTTGACAATTATTGTTTACAAATTAGGTTTTGCAAAGAAATTGTCAATTTTAAAAAATGTTGTCATTTACACTTGTTTAGTTTTAGGCTGCTTTGTTTTGTTGATATTCTCCTACGGGCTTCCAATTGTGGAGGGATTAGCTGTAGCAGCGCTCATTCTCATCATATATAAAATCCGCCTTCATCAAGAGAAAAAGCATACTCAAGTGGATGTAGAGGAGTAA
- a CDS encoding YlaF family protein produces the protein MKSIKWPLLFFALASAACMMGTGIAISYRSIGGILASLAALVIVMGFGFTTKKKMREQGKL, from the coding sequence TTGAAATCAATTAAGTGGCCCTTATTATTTTTTGCTTTAGCTTCAGCAGCCTGCATGATGGGGACAGGAATAGCGATCAGTTACCGTAGTATAGGGGGTATCCTTGCTTCGTTAGCTGCACTTGTAATCGTAATGGGATTTGGATTTACGACAAAGAAAAAAATGCGAGAACAAGGAAAACTTTAA
- a CDS encoding YlaN family protein, which produces MVLDHKERANALLKADADKILKLIKVQMDNLTMPQCPLYEEVLDTQMFGLSREIDFAVRLGLIEEKEGKAILGELERELSALHEASQRK; this is translated from the coding sequence ATGGTATTAGATCATAAAGAAAGAGCAAATGCCTTATTAAAGGCTGACGCTGATAAAATTCTAAAGTTAATTAAAGTACAAATGGATAACTTAACGATGCCTCAGTGTCCATTATATGAAGAGGTTCTGGATACACAAATGTTTGGTCTATCTCGTGAAATAGATTTTGCTGTTCGCCTTGGCTTGATTGAAGAAAAAGAAGGTAAGGCGATTTTAGGAGAACTAGAAAGAGAACTATCAGCCCTTCATGAAGCATCGCAAAGAAAATAA
- a CDS encoding YlaI family protein, with translation MRVKCVICDKIESLPGDSFQAKRLRNRPIHTFMCKECEERIATRTKERIATGNFRLYKPKDEEDDW, from the coding sequence ATGAGAGTAAAATGTGTAATTTGCGATAAAATTGAATCATTACCAGGCGACTCCTTTCAAGCAAAAAGACTTCGAAATCGTCCGATACATACCTTTATGTGTAAAGAATGTGAAGAAAGAATTGCTACTCGAACTAAAGAAAGAATAGCTACCGGAAACTTTAGGTTATATAAACCGAAGGATGAAGAGGATGATTGGTAA
- a CDS encoding peptidyl-prolyl cis-trans isomerase, translating to MENIIPIKGKVNFTITLDPGVWIFDDRRVDLTTYFERSQEEVDDLEEYKKSMSKHWDREIMEGAVFPPTLKTEKKFEKEKVLTGTFGMPLKPFLKNADIKTGAKSLTLVTTDGEVSMPLELGQELILGFSKDGKPLKEDGPVYAFYGDGSNKHQPIKNIRAVAIE from the coding sequence ATGGAAAATATTATACCAATCAAAGGGAAAGTAAATTTTACAATCACCTTAGACCCTGGAGTTTGGATCTTTGACGATCGTAGAGTGGATTTGACTACCTATTTTGAGAGAAGTCAAGAAGAAGTAGATGATTTAGAAGAATATAAAAAGAGCATGTCTAAGCATTGGGATCGTGAAATAATGGAGGGAGCTGTTTTTCCACCGACTTTAAAGACCGAGAAGAAATTTGAAAAAGAAAAAGTTCTTACAGGAACATTTGGGATGCCACTAAAGCCATTTTTAAAAAATGCAGATATTAAAACTGGTGCTAAAAGCTTAACACTAGTGACAACAGATGGCGAAGTATCTATGCCTCTAGAGTTAGGACAAGAGTTAATCTTGGGTTTTTCAAAGGATGGTAAGCCATTAAAAGAAGATGGCCCCGTGTATGCCTTTTACGGAGATGGATCTAATAAACATCAACCAATAAAAAATATTCGTGCGGTGGCTATCGAATAA
- a CDS encoding PhoH family protein: MWLIQITIELRGAGGISLSKIYVLDTNVLLQDPYSIFSFEDNEVVIPAVVLEEVDSKKRYMDEIGRNARQVSRLIDNLRQTGKLHEKIPLENGGVMRIELNHRSFHQLQDIFVEKTNDNRILAVAKNLSLEEETKENGRLVILVSKDALVRVKADAIGLNSEDFLSDRVIENDAIYTGYAELFVAVEVLNQFYEKGEIPISLFSTYSFYPNQFLVLKDAMGSSQSALGMVDSKRQKIKKLVFDHDHIWGIRSRNVQQTMAIELLLRKDLPLVTLIGKAGTGKTLLALAAGLMQTEDYGEYKKLLVARPIVPVGKDLGFLPGEKEEKLRPWMQPIYDNLEYLFNVKKPGELDAILAGMGSIEVEALTYIRGRSIPEQFIIIDEAQNLTKHEVKTILTRVGEKSKIVLMGDPEQIDHPYLDAYNNGLTYVVERFKDQSISGHVKLFKGERSGLAQLAADLL, translated from the coding sequence ATGTGGTTAATTCAAATTACTATAGAATTAAGAGGAGCAGGAGGCATCAGTTTGAGTAAAATTTACGTATTAGATACCAATGTCTTGTTACAAGACCCATATTCCATTTTTTCCTTTGAGGACAATGAGGTAGTAATACCAGCCGTAGTTCTAGAGGAAGTGGATTCGAAAAAAAGGTATATGGATGAAATTGGAAGAAACGCAAGACAAGTATCAAGGCTCATTGATAATTTAAGACAAACTGGAAAATTACATGAAAAAATTCCACTAGAAAATGGTGGAGTGATGAGAATTGAATTGAATCACCGATCCTTTCATCAACTCCAGGATATTTTTGTTGAGAAAACAAATGATAACAGAATACTCGCAGTAGCCAAAAATTTATCGTTAGAAGAGGAAACAAAAGAAAACGGCCGCTTAGTGATCTTGGTCAGTAAAGATGCATTAGTACGAGTGAAAGCTGATGCAATCGGTTTGAATTCAGAGGATTTTTTAAGTGATCGTGTAATTGAAAATGATGCCATTTATACTGGGTATGCAGAGTTATTTGTAGCCGTAGAAGTATTAAATCAGTTTTACGAAAAGGGAGAAATTCCTATATCATTATTTTCTACTTATTCTTTTTATCCAAATCAGTTCTTAGTCCTTAAGGATGCAATGGGATCTTCTCAATCCGCACTTGGTATGGTCGATTCAAAGAGACAGAAGATAAAAAAGCTTGTATTCGATCATGATCATATATGGGGAATTCGGTCAAGAAATGTTCAACAGACTATGGCGATTGAGTTGCTTTTGAGAAAAGACCTTCCGCTAGTGACTTTAATTGGTAAGGCGGGAACAGGGAAGACTCTTCTTGCTCTTGCAGCAGGGTTGATGCAAACCGAGGATTATGGGGAGTATAAGAAGTTATTGGTGGCTAGACCGATTGTTCCTGTAGGGAAGGATCTTGGATTCTTACCTGGTGAAAAGGAAGAAAAACTTCGGCCATGGATGCAGCCAATTTATGACAATTTAGAATATCTGTTTAATGTGAAAAAGCCTGGGGAGCTTGATGCGATTCTAGCAGGCATGGGTTCAATTGAAGTAGAGGCTCTAACTTATATTAGGGGAAGAAGTATACCGGAACAATTTATTATTATTGATGAAGCTCAAAATTTAACAAAACATGAAGTGAAGACCATTCTTACGAGAGTTGGCGAAAAAAGCAAAATTGTATTGATGGGGGACCCTGAGCAAATTGATCATCCTTATCTTGACGCATATAACAATGGCCTTACATATGTAGTCGAGAGATTTAAGGACCAATCGATATCCGGCCATGTGAAGTTATTTAAGGGAGAGAGGTCTGGTCTTGCACAACTAGCAGCTGACCTTTTATAA
- a CDS encoding pyridoxamine 5'-phosphate oxidase family protein, which produces MPNQVEQKLIQPLFDALQKERFVTLSTVDFETGGPNVSAISWILAKTDEKIYFAVDNRSRIVQNIQKNNQVVVNLIVNESTYSISGEASVKMEKLNDVPLKLALIEISIKEVRDVMFYGSKITVEPEYDKTYDKAAATRLDNQVMDAMRKA; this is translated from the coding sequence ATGCCTAACCAAGTTGAACAAAAATTAATTCAGCCACTTTTTGATGCTTTGCAAAAAGAGCGTTTTGTGACTCTTTCAACAGTAGACTTTGAAACAGGGGGACCGAATGTAAGTGCTATCTCTTGGATTTTAGCAAAGACGGATGAAAAAATCTATTTTGCTGTGGATAATCGCTCGAGAATTGTGCAAAACATTCAAAAAAACAATCAGGTCGTTGTAAACCTAATTGTGAATGAATCGACTTATTCAATAAGTGGAGAAGCAAGTGTTAAGATGGAAAAGCTAAACGATGTACCCCTAAAGCTTGCTTTAATTGAAATCTCCATTAAAGAAGTGCGTGATGTTATGTTCTACGGTTCAAAAATAACTGTAGAGCCAGAATACGATAAAACCTATGATAAAGCGGCAGCAACACGTCTAGATAATCAAGTAATGGATGCAATGAGAAAAGCTTAG
- the typA gene encoding translational GTPase TypA, with protein sequence MNLRTDIRNIAIIAHVDHGKTTLVDQLLKQSGTFRTNEHVEERAMDSNDLERERGITILAKNTAIQYKDTRINILDTPGHADFGGEVERIMKMVDGVLLVVDAYEGCMPQTRFVLKKALEQNLTPIVVVNKIDRDFARPAEVIDEVIDLFIELEATEEQLEFPVIYASAINGTASVNPDKQDENMESLYEAIVENIPAPVDNREEPLQFQVALLDYNDYVGRIGIGRVFRGTMKVGQQVALMKLDGSVKQFRVTKIFGFFGLKRQEIQEAFAGDLIAVSGMEDINVGETVCPVEHQEPLPVLRIDEPTLQMTFLVNNSPFAGKEGKFVTARKIEERLRAQLQTDVSLRVDNTDSPDAWVVSGRGELHLSILIENMRREGYELQVSKPEVIVRDIDGVRCEPVERVQIDVPEEHTGAIMESMGARKGEMVDMINNGSGQVRLIFMVPARGLIGYTTEFLTLTRGYGIINHSFDSYQPMAQGQVGGRRQGVLVSMESGKASSYGIMGVEDRGTIFVEPGTEIYEGMIVGEHTRENDITVNITKVKQATNIRSANKDQTTTMKKPRIMTLEESLEYLNEDEYCEVTPESIRLRKKILDKNERERIAKKKKMAEMS encoded by the coding sequence TTGAATTTAAGAACAGACATTAGAAATATTGCGATTATTGCCCACGTTGACCACGGGAAAACAACACTGGTTGACCAATTATTAAAACAATCAGGAACGTTCCGTACAAATGAGCACGTGGAAGAGCGTGCGATGGATTCAAATGACTTAGAAAGAGAACGTGGTATTACGATCCTTGCTAAAAATACAGCAATCCAATATAAAGATACTCGAATCAATATCCTTGATACACCAGGACATGCTGACTTTGGTGGAGAAGTAGAACGTATCATGAAAATGGTTGATGGTGTACTACTTGTTGTTGACGCATATGAAGGTTGTATGCCGCAAACACGTTTTGTATTGAAAAAAGCATTAGAGCAAAATCTTACACCAATTGTAGTTGTTAATAAGATTGACCGTGATTTCGCTCGTCCAGCTGAAGTTATTGACGAAGTAATTGATTTATTTATTGAATTAGAAGCTACAGAAGAACAATTAGAATTCCCTGTTATTTACGCTTCAGCCATTAATGGAACAGCAAGTGTAAATCCTGACAAGCAGGATGAGAACATGGAATCTTTATATGAGGCAATTGTTGAGAATATTCCTGCTCCAGTTGACAACCGTGAGGAACCTCTTCAATTCCAGGTAGCACTATTAGATTACAATGACTATGTTGGAAGAATTGGTATCGGCCGTGTGTTCCGTGGGACGATGAAGGTTGGACAACAGGTAGCACTTATGAAGCTTGATGGTTCAGTAAAGCAATTCCGCGTTACAAAAATCTTTGGTTTCTTCGGGCTAAAGCGTCAGGAAATCCAAGAAGCTTTCGCAGGAGATCTGATCGCTGTTTCAGGTATGGAAGATATTAACGTCGGAGAAACGGTATGTCCAGTAGAGCATCAAGAGCCACTTCCTGTGTTACGAATAGACGAGCCAACACTTCAAATGACTTTCCTTGTAAATAATAGTCCATTTGCTGGAAAAGAAGGGAAATTCGTTACTGCTCGTAAAATTGAAGAAAGACTTCGTGCACAACTTCAAACAGATGTGAGCTTACGAGTAGACAACACCGATTCACCTGATGCATGGGTTGTTTCTGGTCGTGGGGAGCTTCACCTTTCTATTCTGATTGAAAACATGCGTCGTGAAGGCTATGAGCTACAAGTATCAAAGCCTGAGGTAATCGTAAGAGACATAGATGGTGTCCGTTGTGAACCGGTAGAACGTGTTCAAATTGACGTACCTGAGGAACATACTGGTGCGATTATGGAATCAATGGGTGCTCGTAAAGGTGAAATGGTAGACATGATTAACAATGGTAGCGGACAAGTACGTTTAATATTTATGGTTCCTGCTAGAGGATTAATCGGTTATACAACTGAATTCTTAACATTAACTCGCGGTTACGGAATCATCAACCATAGCTTTGACAGCTATCAACCAATGGCACAAGGTCAAGTAGGTGGAAGACGTCAAGGAGTACTTGTTTCTATGGAATCAGGTAAAGCATCTTCTTACGGTATTATGGGTGTTGAAGACCGTGGTACAATTTTCGTTGAACCAGGTACGGAAATTTATGAAGGAATGATTGTAGGTGAGCATACTCGTGAAAATGACATTACGGTTAATATCACGAAAGTAAAGCAAGCAACAAATATTCGTTCTGCCAATAAAGATCAAACAACAACAATGAAGAAGCCAAGAATAATGACACTTGAAGAATCACTTGAATACCTAAATGAAGACGAGTATTGTGAAGTAACTCCTGAATCAATTCGTCTCCGCAAAAAGATTCTTGATAAGAACGAGAGAGAAAGAATCGCTAAAAAGAAAAAAATGGCGGAAATGAGCTAA
- a CDS encoding YhcN/YlaJ family sporulation lipoprotein encodes MKKTLVILTFSLLLSACGTQDNTTSKANQNEEPRTINVKNSTIPNIDRETGQEVSKHLVDLATSIPSVNDATAVVLGRYSIVGIDVNEDIDRSEVGSIKYTVAESLKNDPHGARAVVIADPDMTARLREIQEDIQSGAPIQGIVNELADISGRLMPEVPADIIDPNANKATEKSKRKLDEGETKELDKTQEKQSHGHKD; translated from the coding sequence ATGAAGAAAACCCTTGTTATACTGACATTCAGCTTATTACTTTCCGCGTGCGGTACTCAAGATAATACGACATCTAAAGCAAACCAGAACGAAGAACCACGTACCATAAATGTCAAAAATAGTACCATACCTAATATTGATCGTGAAACAGGCCAAGAAGTTTCAAAACACTTAGTTGATTTAGCTACTTCCATTCCAAGTGTGAATGATGCAACTGCAGTTGTTTTGGGAAGATATTCGATTGTTGGTATCGATGTAAATGAAGACATTGACAGATCAGAAGTAGGATCGATTAAATATACTGTTGCTGAAAGTTTAAAGAATGATCCTCATGGTGCAAGAGCAGTGGTTATCGCCGATCCGGACATGACCGCGCGATTAAGAGAAATACAAGAAGACATACAGAGTGGTGCGCCTATTCAAGGCATTGTAAATGAATTAGCTGATATATCCGGACGCTTAATGCCAGAGGTTCCAGCAGATATTATCGATCCAAATGCAAATAAAGCGACCGAAAAATCAAAACGTAAGCTGGATGAAGGAGAAACGAAAGAATTAGATAAAACACAGGAAAAACAATCACATGGCCATAAGGACTAA
- a CDS encoding aminotransferase class I/II-fold pyridoxal phosphate-dependent enzyme, producing MSQYETPLFSGLIEHAKKDPVQFHIPGHKKGTGIDPEFRNFIGDNALSIDLINIGPLDDLHQPKGMIKQAQDLAAEAFDADQTFFSVQGTSGAIMTMVMTVCGPGDKIIVPRNVHKSVMSAIVFSGATPIFIHPAIDEKLGISHGITTDSVARALEEHPDAKGVLVINPTYFGMAADLRKIVEIAHSYHVPVLVDEAHGVHIHFHDELPLSAMQAGADMAATSVHKLGGSMTQSSILNIKGNLINPKRVQSILSMLTTTSTSYLLLASLDVARKRLATEGNELISQTIELAQYIRREVNTIEHLLCVGEEILQLDAVYDYDPTKLIISVKELGLSGFDVEKWLRENHNIEVEMSDLYNILCIVTPGDTKREADLLINALRDLASQPIKNNDLVKAEVLLPDIPLLALTPRDAFYAKTELVPFDDSEGRIIAEFIMVYPPGIPIFIPGEIITEDNLTYIRKNMEVGLPVQGPEDFDLRYLRVIKEQKAIK from the coding sequence TTGTCTCAATACGAAACACCGTTATTTAGCGGACTTATAGAGCATGCAAAAAAGGATCCAGTTCAATTCCATATTCCTGGACATAAAAAAGGAACAGGGATTGATCCGGAATTTAGAAATTTTATAGGTGATAATGCGTTGTCGATTGACCTAATAAATATCGGTCCACTCGATGACCTACATCAACCAAAAGGAATGATTAAGCAAGCACAAGACCTCGCCGCTGAAGCATTTGATGCGGATCAAACATTCTTTTCCGTTCAAGGTACCAGCGGAGCTATTATGACAATGGTCATGACGGTTTGTGGCCCTGGAGATAAAATTATTGTACCTAGAAACGTTCATAAATCTGTTATGTCAGCGATTGTTTTCTCTGGTGCAACACCAATTTTTATCCATCCAGCGATCGATGAGAAGCTAGGGATCTCACATGGTATTACAACAGATTCGGTTGCACGTGCGCTAGAAGAGCACCCCGATGCAAAAGGTGTTTTGGTTATTAACCCAACCTACTTTGGAATGGCTGCGGATCTTAGGAAAATTGTTGAAATAGCACATTCATACCATGTACCAGTGCTTGTGGATGAAGCCCATGGGGTACATATCCACTTCCATGATGAGCTTCCTTTATCAGCCATGCAGGCAGGCGCGGATATGGCTGCAACGAGTGTTCATAAGCTCGGAGGTTCCATGACACAAAGCTCTATTCTGAATATAAAAGGTAATCTTATTAATCCAAAACGAGTGCAATCTATTTTAAGTATGTTGACGACTACTTCAACTTCTTATTTATTGTTAGCATCCCTAGACGTAGCGCGTAAAAGACTTGCTACCGAAGGCAATGAGTTGATCAGCCAAACAATTGAGTTGGCTCAATATATTCGTCGAGAAGTCAATACGATCGAACATCTTTTATGCGTTGGAGAAGAAATTCTTCAATTGGATGCTGTGTATGATTACGACCCTACAAAGCTAATTATCTCTGTTAAGGAGCTCGGGCTATCTGGTTTTGATGTAGAAAAATGGCTTCGCGAAAACCATAATATAGAAGTGGAAATGTCTGACTTATACAATATTCTCTGTATTGTCACACCTGGTGACACGAAAAGAGAAGCCGATCTATTGATAAACGCATTAAGAGATCTGGCATCTCAACCAATTAAGAATAATGACTTGGTAAAAGCAGAAGTATTATTACCAGATATACCCTTATTAGCATTGACACCACGTGATGCTTTTTACGCAAAAACAGAGCTAGTACCTTTTGACGATTCAGAAGGTAGAATTATCGCCGAATTTATCATGGTCTATCCACCTGGTATTCCAATCTTTATTCCGGGTGAAATCATTACCGAGGATAACCTAACATATATCCGAAAAAATATGGAAGTAGGTCTTCCAGTACAAGGGCCCGAAGATTTTGACCTTCGATATTTACGAGTAATTAAGGAACAGAAGGCAATTAAATAA
- a CDS encoding inositol monophosphatase family protein has protein sequence MDINAVDIFAKELVKEAGEIIKKSFSKVLNIETKSHANDLVTNMDKEIEEYFIHKLNSHFPDHRVLGEEGVGSNPKELSGVVWIIDPIDGTMNFIHQQRNFAISVGIYEDGVGKIGLIYDVVHDELYHAKKGQGAYINDKPLSPLPHVKVEEAVIGINSTWVTQNRRIDSSILSPLVRAVRGTRSYGSAALEMAYVAAGRLDSYMTLRLSPWDFAAGIILVEEVGGVCTTLKGEKLNLLGENSVFIANASFHDAVLKDFLHNGNW, from the coding sequence ATGGATATTAATGCAGTAGATATATTTGCAAAAGAGTTGGTTAAAGAAGCCGGTGAAATCATAAAAAAATCGTTCTCTAAAGTATTAAACATTGAAACCAAATCGCATGCAAACGATCTAGTTACAAATATGGATAAGGAGATCGAAGAATATTTCATACATAAGCTTAATAGTCATTTTCCAGACCATCGTGTATTAGGAGAAGAGGGAGTAGGCAGTAATCCAAAAGAACTCTCTGGTGTCGTTTGGATCATTGATCCGATTGATGGTACGATGAATTTTATTCATCAACAAAGAAACTTTGCTATATCTGTTGGTATTTATGAAGATGGTGTGGGTAAGATTGGGCTCATATATGATGTTGTCCATGACGAATTGTATCATGCTAAGAAGGGGCAAGGTGCCTACATTAATGATAAACCACTTTCTCCCCTTCCACATGTGAAGGTAGAGGAGGCAGTCATTGGGATAAATAGTACGTGGGTCACTCAGAACCGAAGAATTGATAGCAGTATTCTGTCTCCACTTGTCAGAGCGGTGAGAGGAACGAGATCATACGGTTCAGCAGCGTTAGAGATGGCTTATGTGGCTGCTGGGAGACTGGATTCATATATGACTCTTCGGTTATCTCCCTGGGATTTCGCAGCAGGTATTATATTGGTAGAAGAGGTTGGAGGAGTGTGTACGACTTTAAAGGGAGAAAAGCTTAACTTGCTCGGAGAAAATTCTGTTTTTATAGCGAATGCAAGCTTCCACGATGCGGTGCTAAAGGATTTTTTGCATAATGGCAACTGGTAA
- a CDS encoding UPF0223 family protein yields the protein MEYQYPIDHTWSTDEIIDVIKFFEFVEAAYEKGVDRDEFMKSYRRFKEIVPSKSEEKKICDEFAESSGYSTYLTVKKAKEGNSEKIRMK from the coding sequence TTGGAATATCAATACCCGATTGACCATACATGGTCAACTGATGAAATTATCGATGTGATTAAATTTTTTGAGTTCGTTGAGGCTGCATATGAAAAAGGAGTAGATCGAGACGAATTTATGAAATCGTATCGTAGGTTTAAGGAGATTGTTCCGAGTAAATCAGAAGAAAAGAAGATTTGTGATGAATTTGCCGAGTCAAGTGGATATTCTACATATTTAACGGTAAAAAAAGCAAAAGAGGGCAACTCAGAAAAAATAAGAATGAAATAA